In the Ranitomeya imitator isolate aRanImi1 chromosome 2, aRanImi1.pri, whole genome shotgun sequence genome, ctctgcaccgttcattcttgtcccatagctgtgccatatagtgctctgcaccgttcattattgccccatatctgtgccatatagtgccctgcaccgttcattcttgccccatatatgctccttataaagctgtgcaccgttcattgccccatatatgctccttataaagctgtgcaccgttcattcttgccccatatatgctccttataaagctgtgcaccgttcattcttgccccatatatgcttatAAAGCTgtacaccgttcattcttgccccatatatgctccttataaagctgtgcaccgttcattcttgccccatatatgctccttataaagctctgccattgctgctgctgcaataataaaaaaaaaaaaaaaaaaaaaagccatactactcacctctcttgattgcagctcccggcgtctcgtcccggcgtctctctgcactgactgtacaGGCAGAGGGcaccgtgcacactatatgcgtcatcgcgccctctgacctgcacagtcagagcgcagagacgccgggaagacagagcggcgccgggaagatggagcgacgcccggcatgttgaacgtggacaggtgaatataaaatactcacctagtcctgccgctcctgatgctgcccctgcctgtcacactgtctccgggtgccgcagctcttcctgtcagcggtcactggcaccgctcagaggaattaatatgtggctccacccctaagggagtggagtccatattaatttctctaatgagcggtcccacgtgaccgctgaacaggggaagagctgcggcacccggagacagtgtgacaggcaggggcagcgtcaggagcgccgggactaggtgagtatgcctcagcgccctctccccctcacccgccgaccctgccgcccacgtgactcgagtataagccgagaggggcactttcagcccaaaaatttgggctgaaaaatctcggcttatactcgagtatatacgttagtTAGCGTAGTGgacgaaaaaaataataatagtagttagtacagtgtagttttagacgtagcaaaGTAGCGTagtcggcgtcagtgtttggtgatgtcccctttcccagtccccccatccctgttccagaacCCCCTCTCcccctccaattgaatttttattgcatttttttgcgcttttttgtgTGCGCGGCGTCCTGCGCAGAgctttcgtgctcttcctgtgtccgctgtGCTCtgctcagtatcgctgctgatcagagactgcgccactggaatttttctttttttagctagttagcgtagcgGACATCGTAGTCTAAATGACGTCcgatttttagaaaaaaataatagtagttagtacagtgtagttttagacgtagattagctggtgtcacagcattAGTGACAACCGGTCttgtttttagagaaaaaaaaattgtacagagtagtttagtggtagcgaggtagcgtgttagtgtagccggcgtcacagcgttagtgatgaCAGAtaatcttttagaaaaaaaatagtacagagtagttttataggtagggaggtagcgtcttttttttgcataaaaaaatctgctatcgacGGAAAatatctagtgcattaggggagcgtacgtcacacttttGGTGACGttcacttttcttttgtaaaaagaataattagttgcattGTCTAAGTTTTAGTGAGTGCACTAGGGGAGCATACGTCACATtgttagtggcgttcgtttttcttttgaaaaaaaaaaagatttagttgcgtagggtaaatttacacttttttttatacaaacttatttttttgctactgatttttcttttcattttttcgtttcttctacattttttctctctACTTTTTTCTCTCTGTTTTTGTTATAATAAGTAGTACCCTATACACaaaccccacacattacacgtgtaaaagcaccacttacatacacatccccggggttttaaaaaatataaaaaaagtggcCCATTCGTCAAGAAggtgctattcaccagaggaggcttacaccTTCCTTGCATCCAACACGGATTCAGCCAGTCACAAAGACCCCAAATTCCTCTATCCCTCCTCCtctagtgaggaaggacccccCATCAAGGCGTCCTAGGACTCAGGCACCTCCTGCAGAAATCTATCCCATTGATTGCACCTCCAAAAAATTATTAGCccatcattccggatttcagcagcaacccagtaatccagtttgacaccactggcctcactgaaattgacttcttcaatttctttttcagtgatgaaataataaatcttatggtggcccagacaaaactgtatgcccaacaatttttcaccccaAATTCCACGTCGTCATATACCAGAtaggtaaatgcagcagagattatgacattttggggaattgtgctgcacatGGGCATATTCCGAAAgctaaagcttcggcaatactggagtactgatattctctacagtacaccggtgctCCTTCCCTcctaagccctgccgtgcacacaaagagtggttttcccccacatatggggcatcgatgtattcagaagaaattgcacaacaactttattggtccattttctccttttacacatgtgaaaataaaaaaaattgttgctaaaagatcatttttggggaaaaaaatgtgattttttattttcacgcctctacgttctaaacttctgtgaagcacttcataTATTTCTCACATTGACTTGCTTtaccatgatagagtgcaacctttttttgtatattgtatatagagggagctcctcctggtatgcacctattcacactagtctatATGTATGTGCCAGTAAGTTTTTTGTCGTTTGCAGAATAAATAAGGTAGTGTTTAATGACAGATGCAGACGGTGCTGGATTGGATCCCAGAGAAAATGTGACACCATTTGCAgatggcctaacataacaaaatgtcagaaaaccagagcagtagaAATCCCCATGTAATataactccattttggaaattctaACTAATCTATAAGACTAGTGACTATTTTGATTCCACAGGCAATTTCCAGAAATTAGCATGCAGTGGATGCTGGTGAGTGAAAATCGCACATGTGCCATTTATTACCCAACGCATAGTGCCCATATAGTGCCCCAGGTGCGGTAAACACACCGTAAATTAAGTGGGTTGTTGTCGTTACAGTAGTGCTAAATATATGGATGCTACGTGTGGTTTGGGCAAACTGCTAGGCTCAGAAATGAGAGAAGTTCGACTTTTCAAGAGCAGATGTTGCTGGAATGGTTTATCTGAGCCATATTGCCTACcaagagcctttgagccactaataatgtgaaaacctctgtttttccattgacagatgtagGGCCTGAATGGGGACTTaatttttgtgagatgagtagaagtttttattggtattatttttgcctacataatattgtttggtggctttttattccacATATTTGGGAGGCATAATGAACAATCAGTTCAACAGCATTCCCCACTGCTATGAGGTTTTCTCTTAGACTGTGAACTGTTATTGTGTTGGTGAATAGTACAATATTATTACATAACTTTCTATTTTTACCGATAGTTTTAGTAAAAATGTTAGAAAGTATAAAAGGATATTatcttaaaaaataataattggttttattcttggcagatgactgtaccaggagatcaaagggacagctgacatcttcaatttgtaAATTAGATGATCTTGAggtcccacaggatacaattgaagtgaatgccattactcaagATATACCattatcccttcacagcaaagatctgtcgtcTTCTCCTTTGagacaggtcctgtcttctgattcattaccaaaTACTAAGgataatcaaagtcacaaaataagcattaaaaaacgaattgctcctaaagcaaagaagccattttcaAGTTCAGAATATAGAAATAGTTTTCCCCTCAAAAAatcttttcttaaacatcaaaaaattcCCACAGCGGAGAAtcgattttcttgttccaagaGTGGGGAATATTTTAACcaaaaatcagatcttgttagtcacaagagaactcacacagaggagaagccatttttatgttcagaatgtgggaaatattttacacagaaatcaagTGTTGTTAAGCaccggagaactcacacaggggagaaacctttttcctgttcagaatgtgagaaatgttttaatcagaaatcagatttggttaaccaccagagaacccacacaggggagaagcctttttcctgttcagaatgtgggaaatattttacacagaaatcaagTTTGGTTAAACACCAAAGAATTcatacagggaagaagcctttttcctgttcaaaatgtggaaaatgttttaaccggaaatggaATTTTGatatacaccaaagaactcacacaggtgagaagccatttttatgttcagaatgtgggaaatattttatacAGAAATCAAGTTTTGTTAAGCACCtgagaactcacacgggggagaagcccttttcctgttcagaatgtgagaaatgttttaaccagaaatcagatttggttaaccaccagagaacccacacaggggagaaacctttttcctgtccagaatgtgggaaatgttttaaccagaaatcagatcttgCTAGTCACAAGAGaattcacacacaggaggagccatttttatgttcagaatgtgggaaatattttacaaagaaatcaagttttgttaagcaccagagaattcacacaggggagaagcccttttcctgttcagaatgtgagaaatgttttaaccagaaatcagatttggttaaccaccagagaatccacacaggggaaaagcctttttcctgttcagaatgtgggaaatattttatacagaaatcacattttgttaagcACCAAATAATTcatacagggaagaagcctttttcctgttcagaatgtggaaaatgttttagcttgaaatggaatcttgttatacaccaaagaactcacacaggggagaagccatattcatgttcagaatgtgggaaatgttttaaccagaaatcatctttggttaagcaccagagaacccacacaggggaaaagccattttcctgtttagaatgtgggaaatgttttaaccagggatcagctttggttaagcaccagagaactcacacaggagagaagcctttttcctgttcagaatgtgggaaattttttaaacagaaatggaatcttgttacacaccaaagtTTTCACATAGGGGAGAggcctttttcatgttcataatgtgTCAAATTTTTTAATGGTAAATCATATTttattaagcaccagagaattcatatTGGGGAGAAGTATTTTTtctgtttagaatgtggaaaatgttttgtgaagaactCATCTCTTCTTAGTCACCAAAAAAGTCACAAAGGGTAGTAGCCTTTTTCTTGCTCtttatgtgggaaatgttttacatggaAATCAATGTTTAATaaacagagaagtcacacaggggagaagcctttttcatgtcaaGAATATTGAAATGTTTTAACCATTTTTTCCCTTCTTAAAGACGTTGTacgctactaggacaacccctcgtCATTTCTCATATTTGGTCTCATTAAAATAAAAGCACTCATACCTTCCGTGCCAGCGCCGTTCTATCGGTGTTAGCACTTGCGTTCCCAGGGCTCAcatgaggttgttacatcacatgaaccctgtgcccaatcagcgctggcttcactgtccccatctttGGACGTATTGTACAACAACAGGAAGTCAGGGCTGCGGCTGCACTTTGACTTTTTCgtgatgttcgatttgtccgaagctggggacagtgacgccagcgctgattgggagcATAGTTCACATCACgtaacaacctcacataagccccAGGAGcacaagtattgacacctctgaaaTAGCATTGGCATTGGAGGTTAGATTGTGTTTTcattttaacaggaccaaacatgaggaatgagacggggttgtccaagtaatggacaaccccttaaaacATCAAAATTCCCACAAGCCATTATCATACATAGAGTATGAAAAATAAATTTCTGGAAAATCATgttttgttgaccatcaaaaataactcATAGTGGGAGAAACTATatatgttattgacaaattgtaaAGAAATGCAAAAGCACAATAGGATCTTATCCACGTTAAAAGGTTGATAATTAAAGGTAGAACCACTCGGCTTATGAGGTTGTGTGAGACGCAACGCTTATAAGCCTGAAAAAGGATGCAGCAGCATTCATGAGACAGTACATTTAAGAAGCAGGATTGGAAGTGTTGTTTAAAAGGTGTATGCACTAAAATTAATTGATAGTGAAAAAAGCCTATCTTATCTCGCTCTCTCTTAACTCCCGAAACGTGTCTCCCTCTGAGTAaggtgctccatacggaattggagATGACGTAGGCAACTTGACCTGTATCCACCTCAGGTAATGAATCAGCTGCTTGATACAGGAAAAGTAATGAACATTTTATCCTTACAGGAATATAAATATTCAATATCCACGTGTAGCAATGTTCTATCAAATCCCAAAAATTAATAAAAACGAATCAAATCCGCCGGGTAGGCAAATTATATATGGTATAAATTGTCTGACAGCGAATTTGTCAGATAATCTGGACCATATTTTACAGAAATTTGTCCCAAAGCTTCCAACATATATTAAAgacacaaagaatatattacaaatttTAAAGACCATCAGATGGGAACCACATTACATTTTAGGCACATTGGACATAACATCCCTTTACATTGTAATTGTTGTGGGAAAGGTTGTGAGGTAGTTatttatgttttttaaaaaaaggagaaGATGACCTGATACTCTTATAACAAATAAATGTTATTACTCAAGCGATATAGTTCATTTTAACACACAATTATTTCAAATATGATGATCAGTTTTATCTACAGACATGGGGTACTGCGATGGGGACAGATTCTCACTAGGTTTCACTAATCTATATGTTGGTAGGTGAGAGGATATTACCCTCtggccctaccaggagccctttgcAGGTCTTGTCCTATGGAAATGATTCATAGATGATGTCATTTTTATTTGGTCAGGGGGTCCTTGatcattgaatatgtttttaaattatattaataaaaat is a window encoding:
- the LOC138663670 gene encoding zinc finger protein 271-like encodes the protein MDMDRDKMAERILHLTLEILFRLTGEDYTVAKKTSSERRLDPVSEGWGRPLSPIMRPPPHPLIHEDINDQKILELAYKMIELLTGEVPIRCQDVAVYFSMEEWEYLKGHKDLYKYVMMEVPQPLTSPDLSSKRTPPETCPRPLLPQDCKQEDPNVPQDHQGEDLTHINTTETYVRGDEWCKEEIPTYDYPDDCTRRSKGQLTSSICKLDDLEVPQDTIEVNAITQDIPLSLHSKDLSSSPLRQVLSSDSLPNTKDNQSHKISIKKRIAPKAKKPFSSSEYRNSFPLKKSFLKHQKIPTAENRFSCSKSGEYFNQKSDLVSHKRTHTEEKPFLCSECGKYFTQKSSVVKHRRTHTGEKPFSCSECEKCFNQKSDLVNHQRTHTGEKPFSCSECGKYFTQKSSLVKHQRIHTGKKPFSCSKCGKCFNRKWNFDIHQRTHTGEKPFLCSECGKYFIQKSSFVKHLRTHTGEKPFSCSECEKCFNQKSDLVNHQRTHTGEKPFSCPECGKCFNQKSDLASHKRIHTQEEPFLCSECGKYFTKKSSFVKHQRIHTGEKPFSCSECEKCFNQKSDLVNHQRIHTGEKPFSCSECGKYFIQKSHFVKHQIIHTGKKPFSCSECGKCFSLKWNLVIHQRTHTGEKPYSCSECGKCFNQKSSLVKHQRTHTGEKPFSCLECGKCFNQGSALVKHQRTHTGEKPFSCSECGKFFKQKWNLVTHQSFHIGERPFSCS